The DNA sequence CGGGCACATCACCCTGGACGAGTCGGGGCCCGTCTGCCGCTGCGGCAACCGCGGCTGCCTGGAGACCTTCGCCGCCGCGCGCTATGTGCTCCCGCTGCTCCAGTCCAGCCACGGCACCGATCTGACCATGGAGGGCGTGGTCGCCCTCGCCCGCGACGGCGACCCGGGCTGCCGCCGGGTGATCGCCGACGTCGGGCGGCACATCGGCAGCGGTGTCGCGAACCTCTGCAACCTCCTGAACCCCAGCCGGGTCGTCCTCGGCGGCGCCCTCGCGGAGGCCGGGGAGCTGGTGCTCGGGCCCATCCGAGAGTCGGTCGGGCGGTACGCCATCCCGAGCGCGGCCCGTCAACTGTCCGTGCTTCCCGGGGCACTTGGCTCGCGCGCCGAGGTGCTCGGCGCCCTCGCCCTCGCACTCAGCGAGATGGGGGATTCGACGCTTTTGGACGGGTCGCTCCCGACGGCGACACCTGCCTTCACTTAGATAACGCATGGCACCGTTGTCATCTCGTTAAGGATTTACTCCTTGACGCGTGTCGGGTGGCCGAGTTGACTTCGAGCCACCTCGGCCGCAACGACGCGGCCACGTCAGGGAGGCACCCCCAAATGAATGCATGGACGCGCCGCGTCGTCATAGGCACCGCGACCCTTTCCATGGCCGTCACCCTCGCCGCCTGCGGCGAGGCCGGAGGCGGCGATGACGACAAGGGAAGCGGCGGCGACGGAAAGACCATTGGTCTGCTCCTTCCCGAGAACAAGACCACGCGTTATGAGACCTTCGACCGTCCGATCATGGAGGCGAAGATCAAGTCGCTGTGCGGCGACTGCGAGATCAAGTACAACAACGCCGCGCAGGACATCGAGAACCAGAAGAAGCAATTCGACGCGCTCATTACGCAGGGCGTCAAGGTCATCATTCTGGATTCCGTGGACTACAAGTCCACGAAGAGCTGGATCGAGCGCGCCGACAAGGAGGGCGTCAAGGTCGTCGCGTACGACCGACTGGCCGAGGGCCCGCTGTCCGCGTACGTCAGCTACGACAACGAGAAGATCGGCCGCCTCCAGGGCGGTGCCCTGGTCAAGGCCCTCGGGTCCAAGGCCAAGGACTCCAACGTCGTCATGATCAACGGCTCGCCGACCGACCCGAACGCCCCGTTCTTCAAGAAGGGCGCCCACTCGGTGCTCGACAAGAACGTGAAGAAGGTCGTCTACGAGCAGGACATCCCCGACTGGTCGCCCGACGAGGCCAACAAGAAGATGGCCACCGCCATCGACAAGCTCGGCAAGGACGGCTTCGACGGCGTCTACTCCGCCAACGACGGCATGGCCGGCGGCATCATCACCGCCCTCAAGCAGCGCGGCATCAACGTCCCCGTCGGCGGCCAGGACGCCGAACTCGCGGGCATCCAGCGGCTGCTGAGCGGCGAGCAGGACTTCACGATCTACAAGCAGATCAAGCCGGAGGCCGAGACCACCGCCGAGATCGCGGTGCGCCTGCTCAAGGGCAAGAAGATCGACGACCTCATCGACCGCAAGGTCGACTCCCTGAGCGGCGACTACAAGGGCATCCCCGCCAAGCTCTACGACGCCCAGGCGATCACCAAGAACGACGTGGCCGGCACGATCGTCAAGGACAAGGTCTACAAGGCGAGCGAGATCTGCACCAAGCAGTTCAAGGCCGCCTGCGACGAGGCCGGGATCAAGTAACCCCGGCCGTTCCCCGGCGCCGGTGCCCGGAGCGCGGGCACCGGCACCCCCCTTGTCCTTCAGCGATTCACCATCCCCGCCGGTCAGGCGGCGAAGGAGATGATTCACGTGTCCGCTACGCCCGTGCTGGCGTTGCGCGGGGTCTCCAAGCGGTTCGGCGCCGTCCAGGCGCTCACGGACGTAGACCTCGAGATCCACACCGGTGAGGTGGTCGCCCTCGTCGGCGACAACGGCGCCGGAAAGTCCACGCTCGTCAAGACCATCTCAGGCGTGCACCCCATCGACGAGGGCGCCATCGAGTGGGAGGGCCGCGAGGTCCGCGTCGGCCGTCCCCACGACGCCCAGAACCTCGGCGTCGCCACCGTCTACCAGGACCTCGCCCTCTGCGACAACCTCGACGTCGTCGCCAATCTGTTCCTCGGCAGCGAGCTGAAGAGCGCGAGCGTCCTCGACGAGATCAGGATGGAGAAGCGCGCCCGGGAGCTCCTGGAGACCCTCTCCATCCGCATCCCGAGCGTCCGCATCCCCATTGCCGCCCTCTCCGGCGGCCAGCGGCAGGTCGTCGCCATCGCCCGCGCCCTCGTCGGCGACCCCAAGGTGGTCATCCTCGACGAGCCCACCGCCGCCCTCGGCGTCGAGCAGACCGCGCAGGTCCTCGACCTGGTGGAGCGGCTGCGCGAGCGCGGCCACGGCGTCATCCTCATCAGCCACAACATGGCCGACGTGCGCGCCGTCGCCGACCGCGTCGCGGTGCTCAGGCTCGGCCGCAACAACGGCGTCTTCGACGTCGCCGACACCTCCCCCGAAGAGATCATCGCCGCCATCACCGGCGCCACGGACAACGCCGTGACCCGCCGCCGGGCGCGTACCGCCACGAAGGAGGACGCGAAGTGAGCGACCTCGCCAAGACCCCCACCGACAAGCCCGCGGCGCCCGTGGACGCCGAGCCGTCCGCGGCCCCCGCCGCGGCCGTCGACCCCCGCCTCCTCGTGCGCGAGCAGGGCTTCGCCGGGTACTGGACGGAGTTCCTGCGCAAGGTGCGCGGCGGTGAGCTCGGCTCGCTGCCCGTCGTCGTGGGCCTGATCGTCATCGCCCTGGTCTTCCAGCTGCAGAACGACAAGTTCCTGTCCGCCTCCAGCCTCGCCAACATCGCCGTCTTCGCCTCCGGCGTCGGCATCATGTCCGTCGGCATCGTCTTCGTGCTGCTGCTCGGCGAGATCGACCTGTCCGTCGGCTCCGTCGCGGGCGTCGCCGCCGCCGTCTGGGCGGTGCTCAGCGTGAACCACGGCTGGGGCGACTGGCTGTCGGTGGTCACCGCCGTCGCCTGCGGCGCGGTCATCGGCGCCCTGCACGGCGTCTTCTTCGCCAAGGTCGGCGTCCCCGCCTTCGTCGTCACCCTC is a window from the Streptomyces spectabilis genome containing:
- a CDS encoding substrate-binding domain-containing protein, with the translated sequence MNAWTRRVVIGTATLSMAVTLAACGEAGGGDDDKGSGGDGKTIGLLLPENKTTRYETFDRPIMEAKIKSLCGDCEIKYNNAAQDIENQKKQFDALITQGVKVIILDSVDYKSTKSWIERADKEGVKVVAYDRLAEGPLSAYVSYDNEKIGRLQGGALVKALGSKAKDSNVVMINGSPTDPNAPFFKKGAHSVLDKNVKKVVYEQDIPDWSPDEANKKMATAIDKLGKDGFDGVYSANDGMAGGIITALKQRGINVPVGGQDAELAGIQRLLSGEQDFTIYKQIKPEAETTAEIAVRLLKGKKIDDLIDRKVDSLSGDYKGIPAKLYDAQAITKNDVAGTIVKDKVYKASEICTKQFKAACDEAGIK
- a CDS encoding ATP-binding cassette domain-containing protein, encoding MIHVSATPVLALRGVSKRFGAVQALTDVDLEIHTGEVVALVGDNGAGKSTLVKTISGVHPIDEGAIEWEGREVRVGRPHDAQNLGVATVYQDLALCDNLDVVANLFLGSELKSASVLDEIRMEKRARELLETLSIRIPSVRIPIAALSGGQRQVVAIARALVGDPKVVILDEPTAALGVEQTAQVLDLVERLRERGHGVILISHNMADVRAVADRVAVLRLGRNNGVFDVADTSPEEIIAAITGATDNAVTRRRARTATKEDAK